In a genomic window of Lycium ferocissimum isolate CSIRO_LF1 chromosome 9, AGI_CSIRO_Lferr_CH_V1, whole genome shotgun sequence:
- the LOC132029241 gene encoding transcription factor RAX2-like: protein MGRAPCCDKSKVKRGPWSQDEDNTLKNYLEKNGTGGNWISLPQKAGLRRCGKSCRLRWLNYLRPDIKHGGFTEEENNTILTLYSQIGSRWSVIAANLQGRTDNDVKNHWNTKLKKKLLAAQNTNLISNSYNFTNNINSSDFNHNCSRNYYGILESTCSIVDPNTFTSTMMDPNLTNSSYQFPLPALMEIQENDAIIQSSVQEDGYFMDFSSGIPSTYYDNLVNGFDFQENTMGADDPNFSSSSYSTLVQLQATNIPDVDELDFQRI, encoded by the exons ATGGGAAGAGCTCCTTGTTGTGACAAAAGCAAAGTTAAGAGAGGACCATGGTCTCAGGATGAAGACAACACTCTCAAGAATTATCTTGAGAAAAATGGTACTGGTGGCAATTGGATTTCTTTGCCTCAAAAAGcag GCCTAAGAAGATGTGGAAAGAGTTGCAGGCTTAGATGGCTCAATTACCTTAGGCCAGACATCAAGCATGGAGGGTTCACTGAGGAAGAAAATAATACCATTTTAACTCTCTACAGTCAAATTGGAAGCAG GTGGTCAGTGATAGCTGCAAATCTACAAGGAAGGACAGATAATGATGTGAAGAACCACTGGAACACCAAGTTGAAGAaaaagcttttggcagctcaaaACACTAATCTTATTAGCAACAGCTACAATTTCACCAACAATATTAATTCTAGTGATTTCAATCACAATTGTTCAAGAAACTACTATGGGATATTGGAGTCTACATGTTCTATTGTGGATCCTAACACATTCACAAGTACTATGATGGACCCAAATTTAACAAATTCAAGTTATCAATTCCCACTTCCAGCCCTcatggaaattcaagaaaatgatgCAATAATTCAATCATCAGTTCAAGAAGATGGTTATTTTATGGATTTTAGCTCTGGAATTCCATCAACTTACTATGATAATCTTGTAAATGGCTTTGATTTTCAAGAGAATACTATGGGAGCTGATGATCCAAATTTCTCTAGTTCTTCTTATTCGACCTTGGTCCAGCTGCAGGCTACTAATATTCCTGACGTGGATGAGCTTGATTTTCAGAGGATTTGA